The genomic region TCAGGCGGGGGTTGAAGGGGATGTCCCGCTCGTCGATGACCATCCAGGCGGCCAGGAGTTGCCTTAGAAGTTCCTCGTCCCCCACCCAGCGCAGCGGCAGCTCTATGGGGTTGGCGAGGGTGAGGTTGATGCCGTCCAAAGTGATGCGTTCCATGTAAGGCTCCAAACGGGTTTCAGGTGTTGACGTCGTGACCGTACATCATGACCAGCCGGGCGCGGTTCTCGCGGCAGCTCCGGCAGAGCTCGCCGGCATCCTGGAAAAGCTCCTCTGCCAGCCATTCCCCGGCTTCCCCGTAGAGGGTGTCGGGCTCGTTCTCGTCGTACTCTTTCTTGCAGATGCTGCAGGTTTTCATTACGTTGCCGCCGTTTTCACCAGGTCCGCCAGGCACTGCAGGAAGAGCGGCGAGGAGTTAAGAGATTCGGTCCGGATGAAGCGCTCGATGCCGAGCGCCTTGGCCTCTTCGCCGTACTGGATGTCGATCTCGTACAGGGTCTCGATGTGGTCGGAAACAAAGGAAAGCGGCACCATCAGGAGGTTCTTTTTCCCGGCCTTGGCCATCTGCTCGATGGTCGCCTCGGTGGAAGGCTCCAGCCATTTGACCCGGCTCGCCTTCGACTGGAAGCAAAGGGTGTGGCTCCCCTCCCCCACCTGCTCCATGACCAGGCGCACCGTCTCCTGGATGTGGTCCAGGTACGGATCCCCTTCCTCGATAAAGGATTGTGGGAGCGAGTGGGCGGAGAACACTATCTCCACGTCCTTGCGGTCCGGGAACTTCGCCAACCCCTGCATCACCTTCTCCGACAGTGCCTTGATGTAGAGCGGGTGGTTGTAGAAGCGGTCGATGTAGGTGATCTCGAACTTCGCCCCCGACTCCTTCAGCACGCGCTTAAGCTCGTTGACGCTCGACCCCGTGGTCGCCTTGGAGTAGTGCGGGTAGAGCGACAGGGCGATCACCCTCTCTATCCCGGCGCGCTTGATAGCCGCCAGCGCGTCGATGGTAGTGGGGCGCGAGTAGCGCATGGCCACGAAGGAGCGGAAATCCTCCCCCAAAAGCTGCTGCAGCCCCTCTCCCTGCGCCTCGGTAAGCTCGCGTATCGGGGACTTGCCGCCGATCTGGCGGTAGTACTCCTCCACCTTGGGCGCGCGCTTGTTGACGATGCGTCGGGCGATGAACGGCTGCAAGAAAGCCGGACCGATTTTAATGATGTCGCGGTCCGTGAACAGGTTCATGAGAAACGGGTGCACGGCTTCCAGGGAGTCCGGGCCTCCCATCTGGAGCAGTAGCAGTGCAGTTTTTGGTGACATGGCGACCTCGGCAGGAAGATTAGACCAAAATGTAGCAGAAAAAGGCGAACAGGAGAACTTCTTTAATTCATTGGGGAGCTGGAGGCGAGGCACTAATATCGGCGGAGAATAAAAGGAAGGCCGCTTCAACCTTGTGAAGCGGCCTTCCTTTTTCGATCGGCGGGATTAACGGATACCGGCCTTGGTCAGGTGGGAGGTGTAGCGGACGTCGGTCCCCTTGATGTGCTTGACCAGCCAGTTCTGCAGGAATTCGATCACGTCGTGGGTCAGGAGTGTCTCGCCGGAGTTGAACTTCTGCTGCAGCGCCACCACCTGCTGCACCAGGTCCCGGTGCGCCCGGACGTGGGCCTCTTCCTCGGGGTAGCCGCTCTTGCGGAAAGCCTCTTCCTCTGCGGCGAAGTGGCTGCCGGTGTACTCGATCAGGCGGTTCAAGACGGAGCCGATCGCCTCCTTGCTCCGCTTGTGCTGCATGGCCTCGTTCAGCTCGTTCACCATGGCGAAGAGCTTCTTGTGCTGATCGTCGAAGGTGCCGATGTTGGTGGCGAAGCTCTGGTCCCAGACCATCGCGTCGGAGAGCTGGAAGTGGGCAACCAGTTGGTGCAGCTCGTCCACCTGCTGCACCAGCTTCGCGGTGGCCGCCCTGGTGTCGCGGGCGCTTTCCACGTTGTTGTTGACCACGCTGGTGATCATCTGGATGTTGCTTGTGATCTCGTGGGTGGTCGCCGTCTGCTCCTCGGCGGCGGTGGCTATCTGGGAGAGCTGCATGGTCAGATCGTTGATCATCTTGAGGATGCCGTTAAGCGCCTCCCCGGAGCGGCAGGTCTCGGCGGTTCCCTGGTTCACCTGCTCGACACCTTCTCCCATGGAGCCGACCGCGGCCCTGGTCTCGGTCTGGATCGACTTGATCATGGCGTCGATTTCCTTGGTGGCGCGGGTGGTCCGCTCCGCCAGCGCGCGCACCTCATCGGCGACGACGGCGAAGCCTCGGCCGGTCTCGCCGGCGCGGGCGGCCTCTATGGCGGCGTTCAGGGCCAGAAGGTTGGTCTGGTCGGCGATGTCTTCGATGGTTCCGGCTATGGCGCCGATCTGGTCGGAGCGCTCTCCCAGCCCGGCGACGGAGCTTGAGGTCGCCATGACGCGCTGCGCGATGTTCTCCATGAGCCTCGCGCTGTTGCTGACGATCTCGGCGCCGCTTGTGGTCTCCTCGGTCGCCCTGTGGGCGTTCTCGGCGGCGTAGAGGCAGTTTCGCGCGATGTCGCCGGAGGTGGCGGACATCTCTTCGCTGGCGGTTGCTATCGTCGAGGCCTGAAGCGCCACGTCCTCGGCCGCGGCGGCCATCGCGTCGTTCGTGGCGCTAACCAGGGCAACGGAGTCGCGCACCAGGTCGGTGACCGTGAAGAACTGGTGCATGGTCTTGTTCCAGTCGCCCATCATGGTGTTGAAGGCGGTCCCTATGCGTCCTATCTCGCCGCTTCCGGTGGCGGCCACCCGGTAGCTGAGGTTGCCTGCAGCAGCGTTTTCCAGAGCGATGGCCATCTCCTCCAAGGCCTTCGCTTCCCCGCGCGACAACAGGCCGCAGGCAACTGCCGAGAGAAGCATTATCAAGGCGCCGGCGGCAAAAAGGCCAACCCCTCCCCCGATAGCAATGGCAGCGGCAATGGTGGCCGCGACAGCGATCAAGTTGATCGTTAGGATCCGAGAGAATAAAGACATGTATGATCTCCTGTAGACCTTGGCATTTGAGATTCACAGTCGTTTATCGTCCAGCGGAATTTAAAACTTGAGCAATTAGTGAAAGTATATAGAGGAAACCTGGAGGGCTTGGGGGGAGGGGCAGCCCGTCCCGCGACTGTCAGGTGCGGGGCGGGCGCCAGATCTCTAGCTGACGGCAATTACCACGAGCTTCCTTCGTTGCGTGCGACCGTCCCGCTGCTGGGTGCTACCGTGCTGTCCTGGACGCTTCTGCGGATACCGCCATTGTCCTGCTTCATCTGAGCCCGTTCCGCCTGCTCTACCTGCATCACCAAACCGCAGGAGAGGATTATTGCTGCCATGACGAATTTGCCGCGGTAATTCTTCATGCCGGCCTCCTTGTCGCCGAAAAGCGGATCGCCGCCACCGGCTAGATTGCCATGATGAGGAAGAGGATTGAGACAGTCTAATGTAAAACATTTTTAAGTCAAGCTTAATTCTGAAGGGTTCGCAGCGCCGCCGTCGTTGTAGTACAAACCCACCGCCCTGCTTCCAGCGCGGTTTTACCTTTTATCGTCCCGGTAATGGACACGCCGCGACTTTCATTTATAATGAGCACTTGTTTCTTAATGATCGAGGCAAAGGGCGGGGTTTGATGAGGTTTGCGAGGTGGTGGGGAGCGTTGGTGCCGGTTCTGGTGCTGCTTTTGGGAAGCACCGCACTGGCGCACGTGGAAGGGACCCAGCCGCTTGGCTCCTTTTCCTCCGCCGGCGCCAAGGTCCAGCCCGTCGGGCTTAACGAGAAGCTGGGCGCGCGCATTCCGCTCGATTTGACCTTCCGGGACGAGACGGGGCGCGAACTGCGCCTGTCGGAACTGGTCACCGGCCCGACCATCATCCTTCCCGTCTATTACTCCTGCACCAACGTCTGCAATTATCTGCAGGAAGGGTTGGCCAGGGTGCTTCCCGAGATCAAGCTGGTTCCGGGGAAGGACTACCGGGTCCTGTCGGTCAGCTTCGACGAGCGCGAGACGCCTGAGCGGGCGGCGCGCTCGAAGCGGATGTACGAGACGGTTATGCGTGGGAAATTCCCTGCCGGCAACTGGACCTTTCTTACCGGCGAGGCGGCCAACATCCGAAGGCTTACCGAGGCGGCTGGGTTCCAGTTCCAGCGCCAGGGGAACGATTTCGTGCA from Citrifermentans bremense harbors:
- a CDS encoding SCO family protein, yielding MPVLVLLLGSTALAHVEGTQPLGSFSSAGAKVQPVGLNEKLGARIPLDLTFRDETGRELRLSELVTGPTIILPVYYSCTNVCNYLQEGLARVLPEIKLVPGKDYRVLSVSFDERETPERAARSKRMYETVMRGKFPAGNWTFLTGEAANIRRLTEAAGFQFQRQGNDFVHPVVSFVVAGDGMIVRYLYGTQFLAKDVTLALMEARQGRVGATISKMVSYCFSFDPKSKSYEFNLLRVSATVIIVCVLAFAAFLVFGGKNAPGGKGQEKK
- a CDS encoding bacteriohemerythrin, producing the protein MSLFSRILTINLIAVAATIAAAIAIGGGVGLFAAGALIMLLSAVACGLLSRGEAKALEEMAIALENAAAGNLSYRVAATGSGEIGRIGTAFNTMMGDWNKTMHQFFTVTDLVRDSVALVSATNDAMAAAAEDVALQASTIATASEEMSATSGDIARNCLYAAENAHRATEETTSGAEIVSNSARLMENIAQRVMATSSSVAGLGERSDQIGAIAGTIEDIADQTNLLALNAAIEAARAGETGRGFAVVADEVRALAERTTRATKEIDAMIKSIQTETRAAVGSMGEGVEQVNQGTAETCRSGEALNGILKMINDLTMQLSQIATAAEEQTATTHEITSNIQMITSVVNNNVESARDTRAATAKLVQQVDELHQLVAHFQLSDAMVWDQSFATNIGTFDDQHKKLFAMVNELNEAMQHKRSKEAIGSVLNRLIEYTGSHFAAEEEAFRKSGYPEEEAHVRAHRDLVQQVVALQQKFNSGETLLTHDVIEFLQNWLVKHIKGTDVRYTSHLTKAGIR
- the hemH gene encoding ferrochelatase; the encoded protein is MSPKTALLLLQMGGPDSLEAVHPFLMNLFTDRDIIKIGPAFLQPFIARRIVNKRAPKVEEYYRQIGGKSPIRELTEAQGEGLQQLLGEDFRSFVAMRYSRPTTIDALAAIKRAGIERVIALSLYPHYSKATTGSSVNELKRVLKESGAKFEITYIDRFYNHPLYIKALSEKVMQGLAKFPDRKDVEIVFSAHSLPQSFIEEGDPYLDHIQETVRLVMEQVGEGSHTLCFQSKASRVKWLEPSTEATIEQMAKAGKKNLLMVPLSFVSDHIETLYEIDIQYGEEAKALGIERFIRTESLNSSPLFLQCLADLVKTAAT